A genomic stretch from Cloacibacterium caeni includes:
- a CDS encoding glycosyltransferase, with protein sequence MPKIKILFVVAGFYRAGAERFAYEIDKFLNKEKFEISIFCLEKRNDISPLWKIRYYENLHKELGTKIIYADNYIVDKREYNLINRILRKINLKSKITSSWKKELNSFMNQYDVIHWMGEYIYINSIDDDIREKSLIHMMTSRFQKRDLYDKFNHSLHYNFCTPFKEHELKYELEQFENYDFVHVPLLMETNKDDKKWVFTNSKIKKIGIFTRLNPFKPLDPFFYSFQILLDKLPNTELHIFGNGNPLNYGIMDMIERLGIEDKIFFRGHSEDITKTVISEEINLSWFHGYNNDRPAGYAGLDICSTGTPLICWDFCPKPNNIQDPIIYPHYKNIKEFVSKSIEILTNENEANNLSLLQSDDILKNRNTQDKIFIIENEYQRIYKNTK encoded by the coding sequence ATGCCAAAAATTAAAATCCTATTTGTAGTCGCTGGCTTCTATAGAGCTGGCGCAGAAAGATTTGCATACGAAATAGACAAATTTCTTAATAAAGAAAAATTTGAAATAAGCATTTTTTGCTTAGAGAAAAGAAATGATATAAGTCCACTATGGAAAATTAGATATTATGAAAACCTGCATAAAGAGTTAGGCACAAAAATTATTTATGCAGATAATTATATTGTTGATAAAAGAGAATACAATCTAATTAATAGAATATTGAGAAAAATAAATCTAAAATCTAAAATAACATCTAGTTGGAAAAAAGAACTCAATTCTTTTATGAATCAGTACGACGTTATTCATTGGATGGGCGAGTATATTTATATCAACTCTATAGATGATGATATAAGAGAGAAAAGTCTTATACACATGATGACGTCAAGATTTCAAAAAAGAGACTTATATGACAAATTCAATCATAGTTTACATTACAATTTTTGCACCCCATTCAAAGAGCATGAACTAAAATATGAACTAGAACAATTTGAAAACTATGATTTTGTACATGTTCCTTTACTGATGGAAACAAATAAGGACGATAAAAAATGGGTTTTTACAAATTCCAAAATAAAAAAAATCGGAATTTTCACAAGATTAAACCCATTTAAGCCATTAGACCCTTTCTTTTATTCTTTTCAAATTTTATTAGACAAACTTCCAAATACAGAATTGCATATTTTCGGAAATGGTAATCCTTTAAATTATGGAATAATGGATATGATAGAAAGACTTGGTATTGAAGATAAAATTTTCTTTAGAGGTCATTCAGAAGATATTACTAAAACAGTTATTAGCGAAGAAATAAACTTATCTTGGTTTCATGGCTATAATAATGACAGACCTGCTGGCTATGCTGGATTAGACATATGTTCAACTGGAACACCACTAATTTGTTGGGACTTTTGCCCTAAACCCAACAATATACAAGATCCTATAATATACCCTCATTATAAAAACATTAAAGAATTTGTTTCAAAATCTATTGAGATATTAACAAACGAAAATGAAGCAAATAATCTTTCTTTGTTACAATCTGATGATATATTAAAAAATAGAAATACACAAGATAAAATTTTTATTATAGAGAATGAATACCAAAGAATATATAAAAATACAAAGTAA
- a CDS encoding helix-turn-helix domain-containing protein produces MTYLISGQELQKALEVLAEVVNPLKKAESVLDRPSDEDLLFYDNVSMMDKLKVSERTLQRRRKNGEIRFIRFGGKIYYPKNFMIRSVDEPEVPEGEKDKVVPLNEFIKRYNTPRPRSRIIDVDRLAKRLTYFPRGENKHSPKELKKYIQHLKVKRKLHHATLQLWPKKIKLVGLPHIKSNSIPLKF; encoded by the coding sequence ATGACGTATTTAATTAGCGGACAAGAATTACAAAAAGCCCTAGAGGTACTTGCAGAAGTAGTAAACCCTTTAAAAAAAGCAGAATCTGTTCTAGACAGACCTTCTGATGAAGATTTATTGTTTTATGACAATGTCTCAATGATGGATAAGCTAAAGGTCTCTGAAAGAACCTTGCAACGCCGCAGAAAAAACGGTGAAATAAGATTTATTCGCTTTGGGGGTAAGATTTACTATCCTAAAAATTTTATGATACGTTCTGTAGATGAACCCGAAGTTCCAGAAGGCGAAAAAGATAAAGTTGTTCCGCTTAATGAATTTATAAAAAGATATAACACGCCAAGACCGAGAAGCAGAATAATAGATGTAGACCGACTGGCCAAAAGACTGACCTATTTCCCAAGGGGTGAAAATAAACATAGTCCTAAAGAATTAAAAAAATACATCCAACACCTCAAGGTCAAACGAAAGCTGCACCACGCCACCCTACAACTTTGGCCTAAGAAAATAAAACTGGTTGGCTTGCCCCATATAAAAAGCAATAGCATTCCCCTGAAATTTTAA
- a CDS encoding DUF6266 family protein: protein MGKIKTGILGGFQGKVGTVIGSTWRGESIMRALPKTAAKAPTESQRIQRLKFKAVSEFLNPLRTTLSTYFGNDTGVKSKYNMATSYHITNAVEITEQGTQILYPRVLVAKGTLFGFQNLTTTPSETVITLNWEDNTVFGNAKAEDTVNVVCYIEEVNTFYVFESIANRDGLTANVTLPQNFLGYNVEVYAFLYDTVSKTSSNSVYLGNIAF from the coding sequence ATGGGTAAAATCAAGACAGGAATCCTCGGAGGATTCCAAGGGAAAGTAGGAACGGTAATCGGTTCCACATGGAGAGGTGAAAGCATTATGAGAGCTTTACCTAAAACAGCGGCGAAAGCGCCTACTGAATCGCAAAGAATTCAGAGATTAAAATTTAAAGCAGTGAGTGAATTCCTTAATCCGTTAAGAACCACCCTAAGTACTTACTTTGGAAATGACACGGGAGTGAAAAGCAAGTACAATATGGCCACTTCTTACCACATTACCAATGCGGTAGAGATTACAGAACAAGGAACTCAAATTCTCTATCCTAGAGTATTGGTAGCCAAAGGAACACTCTTTGGGTTTCAGAATCTTACCACTACACCGTCAGAAACGGTAATCACACTGAATTGGGAAGACAATACCGTTTTCGGTAATGCCAAAGCAGAAGACACCGTAAATGTGGTGTGCTACATCGAAGAGGTGAATACCTTTTATGTCTTCGAAAGCATAGCAAACAGAGATGGACTTACCGCCAATGTTACGCTTCCGCAGAATTTCTTAGGGTATAATGTAGAAGTCTATGCATTCTTGTATGACACAGTTTCTAAAACCTCCAGTAATTCTGTTTATCTAGGGAACATTGCTTTCTAA
- a CDS encoding glycosyltransferase: protein MEHLLTIIISTYDEGILELKKAIKIENPSIKYLIVFQNPKHIRIPDFLNRKDIDIIDSKTKGLSVSRNIGIENCKTPYALLSDDDVEYIEEGLDQVLEIIQKEKIDFATFKIKTYDGEPEYNDYSSEKEEIKNIQHYISSIEILVNLQILKLKKIKFDERFGLGTFLMRGEEEILIHDLQKKNSIGFYFPIYIVKHPFLSTGKIKLKEWKNYFIKGAFHQRIEKTNYTLPPTNKLRDLKNSFFYILGKIYIKYTK from the coding sequence TTGGAGCACTTACTTACGATAATTATTTCTACCTATGATGAAGGGATATTAGAACTAAAAAAAGCAATTAAAATTGAAAATCCATCCATTAAATATTTAATTGTTTTTCAAAATCCTAAGCATATTAGAATTCCTGATTTTTTAAACAGAAAAGACATCGATATTATTGATTCTAAGACCAAAGGCTTATCTGTAAGTAGAAATATTGGAATAGAAAACTGTAAAACTCCTTATGCATTACTCTCAGATGACGATGTAGAATATATAGAAGAAGGCCTAGACCAAGTATTAGAAATTATACAAAAAGAAAAAATAGACTTTGCTACATTTAAAATAAAAACCTATGATGGCGAACCAGAGTATAATGATTACAGCTCTGAAAAAGAAGAAATTAAAAACATTCAACATTACATTTCATCTATAGAAATTTTGGTAAATCTTCAAATTTTAAAATTGAAAAAAATAAAATTTGATGAGCGGTTTGGGCTGGGAACATTTTTAATGAGAGGAGAAGAAGAAATACTCATTCATGATTTACAAAAGAAGAACTCCATAGGTTTTTACTTCCCTATTTATATTGTAAAACACCCTTTTTTAAGCACTGGGAAAATAAAATTAAAAGAATGGAAGAATTATTTTATAAAAGGAGCCTTCCATCAAAGAATAGAGAAAACCAACTATACCCTGCCACCTACAAATAAGTTAAGAGATTTAAAAAATAGTTTTTTCTATATTCTCGGAAAAATATATATAAAATATACAAAATGA
- a CDS encoding glycosyltransferase family 2 protein has translation MNDSLVSIVIPNYNRANLIGETLDSIIQQTYEDWECMIVDDRSTDGSIEIIKNYSNKDPRFLLIERPQEYSKGANACRNIGKSLAHGKYIIFFDSDDIMLPNHIEEKVRLICSKNYDYAIAKCEYFNNPENKNPIHYRGLFTTPITAENFITKKINWLTLDPIIKTEIAKKIDFTEKRASAEEYNFFCKLVLTTENAIATNKVLTKRRYHEGSYQVNLDSLEKILENNFYFLYDTYFEILNHHPSKASKKYLLENIMTILYRKKIKPDYNKYSLYLEIIKVFGILKGLNKIGILMSK, from the coding sequence ATGAATGACTCGCTAGTCTCCATCGTTATTCCTAACTACAATAGAGCAAACTTAATCGGAGAAACACTAGACTCTATTATACAACAAACCTATGAAGATTGGGAATGTATGATAGTAGATGACCGATCCACTGACGGATCTATAGAAATAATAAAAAATTATTCAAATAAAGACCCTCGGTTTTTGCTTATAGAGCGTCCTCAAGAATACTCAAAAGGGGCTAATGCATGCAGAAATATTGGGAAATCTCTAGCTCATGGGAAATACATCATTTTTTTTGATAGTGATGATATCATGTTGCCTAATCATATAGAAGAAAAAGTGAGGCTCATCTGCTCTAAAAATTATGATTATGCCATTGCTAAATGTGAATATTTTAATAATCCTGAAAATAAAAATCCTATTCACTATAGAGGTTTATTCACCACTCCCATTACAGCAGAAAATTTTATTACCAAAAAAATAAATTGGCTTACTCTTGACCCTATTATTAAGACAGAAATCGCAAAAAAAATAGATTTTACAGAAAAAAGAGCATCCGCAGAGGAATACAATTTTTTTTGTAAATTAGTCCTTACTACAGAAAATGCAATAGCTACAAATAAAGTTTTAACAAAAAGAAGGTATCATGAAGGCTCTTACCAAGTAAATCTAGATAGTTTAGAAAAAATTTTAGAAAATAATTTCTATTTTTTATATGACACTTATTTTGAAATTTTAAACCATCATCCCAGTAAGGCTTCTAAAAAATATTTATTAGAAAATATTATGACTATTTTATACCGTAAAAAAATTAAACCCGACTACAACAAATATTCTCTTTATCTAGAAATCATTAAAGTATTTGGGATTTTAAAAGGTTTAAATAAAATCGGTATATTAATGTCAAAATAA
- a CDS encoding glycosyltransferase family 32 protein: MIPKKIHYFWFGRGEKSPLVKHCIESWQKIQPDFEIIEWTEDNFDVNQCEFSQKAYENKKWAYVSDFARAKILLEHGGFYLDTDMELKLPLNEFLENQAICGFEMKGIPYSAFWAVEKNHELAKDILQYYLDKNTFEEIPNTHIFSDLLVKKYGADAEKDVFQELKFGIKLYPSTYFSLDLPKNYIAHHFSGSWHGAWSEEKNTYKNLVNTYGLMKLFSEIPDGKANVKNVVYNHQKMEIDQILNQIPLSYLVKYIKNQIFKKLKIK; the protein is encoded by the coding sequence ATGATTCCAAAAAAAATACATTACTTCTGGTTCGGAAGAGGTGAAAAGTCTCCTCTTGTAAAGCATTGTATAGAAAGTTGGCAAAAAATACAACCAGATTTTGAAATCATAGAATGGACAGAAGATAACTTTGATGTAAACCAATGCGAATTCTCCCAAAAAGCCTACGAAAATAAAAAATGGGCTTACGTTTCTGATTTTGCAAGAGCTAAAATCCTCTTAGAACATGGTGGTTTTTACCTAGATACAGACATGGAGCTGAAACTTCCGCTCAATGAATTTTTAGAAAATCAAGCTATTTGTGGCTTTGAAATGAAGGGAATTCCTTATTCTGCATTTTGGGCGGTAGAAAAAAATCATGAATTAGCAAAAGACATTCTACAATATTATTTAGATAAAAATACTTTTGAAGAAATTCCGAACACCCATATTTTCTCTGATTTATTGGTCAAAAAATATGGAGCTGATGCTGAAAAAGACGTATTTCAGGAATTGAAATTCGGAATAAAACTTTATCCTTCCACTTATTTTTCTCTAGATTTACCGAAGAATTATATTGCACATCATTTTTCTGGTTCTTGGCATGGAGCATGGAGCGAAGAAAAAAACACCTATAAAAATCTAGTCAATACGTATGGTTTGATGAAACTTTTCTCTGAAATTCCAGACGGAAAGGCCAATGTAAAAAACGTAGTGTACAATCATCAAAAAATGGAAATTGACCAAATTTTAAATCAAATTCCGCTTTCTTATTTAGTGAAATATATCAAGAATCAAATTTTTAAAAAACTAAAAATCAAATGA
- a CDS encoding NAD-dependent epimerase/dehydratase family protein — MIVGNGLIANLFKNEDRENVVFFASGVSNSLETEKSVFLREENLLRKHLTENPEKIFIYFSTCSIYDSSKNASLYVNHKLKMERLVEELAHKYVILRVSNAVGKGGNPNLLMNYLVNSVKEEKIINVHTLATRNLIDADDIKNITLELIDQGRLNQIINVAYLENFSTLEILEILEKFYSKNAKTELYKSGQTYKISIPEVEPYFVENQLTNKENYLLRILERYY, encoded by the coding sequence ATGATTGTAGGAAACGGACTCATTGCGAATTTATTTAAAAATGAAGACAGAGAAAATGTAGTTTTCTTTGCAAGTGGCGTTTCTAACTCTCTAGAAACAGAAAAATCTGTGTTTCTGCGAGAAGAAAACCTTCTGAGAAAACACCTAACAGAAAATCCTGAAAAAATATTCATCTACTTTTCTACTTGTAGTATTTATGATTCTTCTAAAAACGCAAGTCTCTACGTAAATCATAAACTAAAAATGGAAAGATTGGTAGAAGAATTGGCACATAAATATGTAATTCTCCGCGTAAGTAACGCAGTAGGAAAAGGCGGAAACCCTAATCTTTTGATGAATTATTTAGTAAATTCTGTGAAAGAAGAAAAAATCATCAATGTGCATACTTTGGCTACCAGAAATCTTATTGATGCTGATGATATTAAAAACATCACGTTAGAATTAATTGATCAAGGAAGATTGAACCAAATCATTAATGTAGCTTATTTGGAGAATTTCTCAACCTTAGAAATTTTAGAAATTTTAGAAAAATTCTACTCTAAAAATGCCAAAACAGAACTATACAAAAGCGGACAAACGTATAAAATCTCTATTCCAGAAGTAGAGCCATATTTTGTTGAAAATCAATTAACCAACAAAGAAAATTATCTGCTGAGAATTCTAGAAAGATATTACTAA
- a CDS encoding glycosyltransferase has product MNLPLVTISIPIYQCENYIINCLKSVVSQTYQNLEILLVDDLGNDDSMLLVEDFVQKNLHLNFKILKNKKNSGLSVVRNVGIDNAQGKYIFFLDSDDEITPDCISKMVEIAEREQVQMVCGNVKTIKLDTREETDAFKLVITEKKIEGNKQIFDLFVQGKFPVPSWNKLILLDFLKQNQLYFTPGLFAQDSLQSFETALVLESVCFLQDYTYIYYLHQDSVIHNRKKKHFDNWITIAQIFEKHYQKEKNTERKKQILSYIIDYKNLTLLMNWKAQKNEQLWKYSYDAYKKIASLAFADYWSSEFSKETKKKNFLQNLPTDLGYKIFRKRFGS; this is encoded by the coding sequence ATGAATCTTCCTTTAGTTACCATTTCTATACCCATTTATCAATGCGAAAATTATATTATTAATTGCTTGAAATCGGTAGTGAGCCAAACGTATCAGAATTTAGAAATACTTTTGGTGGATGATTTAGGAAATGATGACAGTATGCTTTTAGTAGAAGATTTTGTTCAGAAAAATCTTCATTTGAATTTCAAAATTTTAAAAAATAAGAAAAATTCTGGGCTTTCAGTCGTGAGAAATGTAGGAATTGATAACGCTCAAGGAAAATATATTTTCTTTCTAGATTCAGATGACGAAATTACGCCAGATTGCATCTCGAAAATGGTAGAAATTGCCGAACGTGAACAAGTACAAATGGTTTGCGGAAATGTAAAAACCATAAAATTAGATACTCGAGAAGAAACCGATGCCTTCAAACTAGTAATTACTGAGAAAAAAATAGAAGGAAATAAACAGATTTTTGACCTCTTTGTTCAAGGTAAATTTCCGGTTCCGTCTTGGAATAAGCTAATCCTTCTAGATTTTTTGAAGCAAAATCAATTGTACTTTACACCGGGACTTTTTGCGCAAGATTCACTCCAAAGTTTTGAAACAGCCTTGGTTTTAGAATCGGTTTGTTTTCTGCAAGATTACACGTATATCTACTATCTTCATCAAGATTCTGTGATTCATAACCGAAAGAAAAAACATTTTGATAACTGGATTACGATTGCACAAATTTTTGAAAAGCATTACCAAAAAGAGAAAAATACTGAGCGCAAAAAACAAATTTTATCGTACATTATTGATTATAAAAATTTGACGCTTCTCATGAATTGGAAGGCGCAGAAAAATGAGCAACTCTGGAAGTACAGTTATGATGCCTACAAAAAAATAGCTTCTCTAGCTTTTGCAGATTATTGGAGTTCTGAATTTTCTAAGGAAACTAAAAAGAAGAACTTCTTGCAAAATCTACCGACAGATTTAGGTTATAAAATTTTCAGAAAAAGATTTGGGAGTTAG
- a CDS encoding acyltransferase — protein MRKKIFSELRKNEKSTIPNSTKIGNYTNCIISPDAYIYFGNKIDIRNNCNFVIGKKAELKIGDAVFMNNSCSINCLEKIEIGENTLFGEAVKIYDHNHQYSSEKVEQQQFNTSPIKIGKNCWLGSNVIVLKGVEIGDNSIIGAGCIIYKNIPASSVVINQQELVIKPL, from the coding sequence TTGAGAAAAAAAATCTTCTCAGAACTTAGAAAAAATGAAAAATCTACTATTCCTAATTCTACAAAAATTGGGAATTACACCAATTGTATTATTTCGCCTGATGCTTATATTTATTTTGGCAATAAAATAGACATTAGAAACAATTGTAATTTTGTAATAGGTAAAAAAGCAGAATTAAAAATTGGAGACGCAGTATTTATGAATAATTCTTGTTCTATTAATTGTTTAGAAAAAATAGAAATTGGAGAGAATACTCTTTTTGGAGAAGCTGTAAAAATCTATGACCATAATCACCAATACTCATCCGAAAAAGTAGAACAGCAGCAATTTAATACCTCACCCATAAAAATTGGCAAAAACTGTTGGCTAGGAAGCAACGTAATTGTCTTAAAAGGTGTAGAAATTGGCGACAATTCTATCATTGGAGCTGGGTGCATTATTTATAAAAACATTCCTGCTAGTTCAGTTGTAATCAATCAACAAGAACTGGTAATAAAACCGCTGTAA
- a CDS encoding glycosyltransferase family 2 protein encodes MKFSVLIAHYNNYGYFKQCYVSLKNQTYQNFEIILVDDCSTDGSFEKIIELTKNDDKIKTYKNEENKGVGFTKRRCVELSSGEICGFVDPDDALKEDAIEFSVKAHNNDCIATYSQFYLCDENLKIKKIFKKTTKVKNNNPLFFNIHFEVAHFFTFKKEAYLRTEGINPNYKVAEDIDYILKLYEIGSFQFIKKPLYLYRIHKTGLSHDETKTYIKNETWHTVLLNAAKRRNISKLFGKKIDDIENLPKFIFQKENTLLKKIKRKLKW; translated from the coding sequence ATGAAGTTCTCTGTTCTTATCGCTCATTACAACAATTACGGATACTTCAAACAATGCTATGTAAGTTTGAAGAATCAAACCTATCAAAATTTTGAAATTATTCTGGTAGATGATTGTTCTACAGACGGCTCTTTTGAAAAGATTATAGAACTCACTAAAAATGATGATAAAATAAAAACCTATAAAAACGAAGAAAATAAAGGTGTTGGTTTTACCAAAAGAAGATGTGTAGAACTTTCTTCTGGAGAAATATGTGGCTTTGTAGATCCTGATGATGCGCTAAAAGAAGACGCTATAGAGTTTTCTGTAAAAGCTCACAATAACGATTGCATTGCTACCTATTCTCAATTTTATTTGTGTGATGAAAACTTAAAAATTAAGAAAATTTTCAAAAAAACCACAAAAGTAAAAAACAACAATCCTTTGTTTTTTAATATACATTTTGAAGTAGCGCATTTTTTTACTTTTAAAAAAGAAGCATACTTAAGAACAGAAGGGATAAATCCCAATTACAAAGTGGCGGAAGATATTGATTATATTCTAAAATTATATGAAATTGGTAGTTTTCAATTTATAAAAAAACCACTTTATTTATACCGCATTCATAAAACAGGGCTTTCTCACGATGAAACAAAAACCTATATAAAAAATGAGACTTGGCATACTGTACTACTAAATGCTGCCAAAAGAAGAAATATTAGTAAGCTATTTGGAAAAAAAATTGATGATATAGAAAATTTACCCAAATTTATATTCCAAAAAGAGAATACACTTCTAAAAAAAATAAAAAGAAAACTCAAATGGTAA
- a CDS encoding glycosyltransferase family protein encodes MVNIFIKSFNRPFYLDRCLQSIENFVEGDFCVKVLDDGTPETYLSKIKEKHPKIEIIKSENYQNKIAAIAENLQSGKEIDGFTIPTNLWYKAAKNASDYFMMIEDDVWFNHKINVNDLQEACQKNQISLLKLGWLGNKKDDEFVEISEITEEILRVEPKNLLLFPEFFNDLFFYNKFKFFTILYKLGIVDNATKQKYWALNSILMGFWQKEYWLHIWKNAKEKVDEKQQLRNASNYYRKHQDNPNFIARLEKEALKTTFQSSATNSYHKYGDDFDVNYFNHLINQAWLNGSFDEMQNFPKDFSLEYFEKFLDQKVDKTAFRNWVSTFKNQYKNLGCEVE; translated from the coding sequence ATGGTAAATATCTTCATCAAATCTTTTAACCGCCCATTTTACTTAGACCGTTGTTTGCAAAGCATAGAAAACTTTGTAGAAGGGGATTTTTGTGTAAAAGTGCTTGATGATGGAACACCAGAAACCTATCTTTCTAAAATCAAAGAAAAGCATCCAAAAATAGAAATCATAAAATCTGAAAATTATCAAAATAAAATTGCTGCGATTGCAGAAAACTTACAATCTGGAAAGGAAATTGACGGCTTCACTATTCCTACCAATTTGTGGTATAAAGCTGCCAAAAATGCTTCGGATTACTTTATGATGATAGAAGATGATGTTTGGTTTAACCACAAAATAAACGTGAATGACTTACAAGAAGCTTGTCAAAAAAATCAAATTTCACTGCTAAAGTTAGGTTGGCTAGGCAACAAAAAGGATGATGAATTTGTAGAAATTTCAGAAATAACAGAAGAAATTCTTCGAGTAGAACCGAAAAACTTACTCCTTTTTCCAGAATTTTTTAACGATTTATTCTTTTATAATAAATTCAAGTTTTTTACCATTCTTTACAAATTAGGAATCGTAGATAATGCCACAAAACAAAAATATTGGGCGCTCAATTCTATTTTGATGGGATTTTGGCAAAAAGAATATTGGCTACACATTTGGAAAAACGCCAAAGAAAAGGTAGACGAAAAACAACAGCTCAGAAACGCTTCTAATTACTACCGAAAACATCAAGACAATCCTAATTTTATCGCAAGATTAGAAAAAGAAGCACTGAAAACCACTTTCCAATCTTCGGCAACCAATTCTTACCATAAATACGGTGATGATTTTGATGTGAATTACTTTAATCATCTCATTAATCAAGCTTGGCTCAATGGTAGTTTTGATGAAATGCAAAATTTCCCCAAAGATTTTTCTTTAGAATATTTTGAGAAATTTTTGGACCAAAAGGTAGATAAAACCGCATTTAGAAATTGGGTTTCAACATTTAAAAATCAATATAAAAATTTAGGTTGTGAAGTAGAATAA
- a CDS encoding glycosyltransferase, with product MDNQKKIKVLFRLRSLEMGGVPRVVLDLLRNLPKDKFDFTLMLNLHQGELVTEIPKDIKLIVVEKGREQMSKNPFIQKMQLGLRRLKLEIYDKFPSVLYALKVKEDFDIEVSPGYAEFEMVLNSPNKKSKKIGWFHTDVSFDPDQKRVMKRINLMKKFDWMIFGAAQTRQVIEDLYGVSYPKSSVIYNVIKLSEVRKKAEEFQADFEIRPTFISIGRLHHRKGYAELMCVHKRLLDENLMHSIAVIGGGNEMENLRNEAKELGVEKTFLLLDSQKNPWPYVKTADYFVLPSKSESYPLTIGEVMGLHKPIISTNVGGIPEMIDDGKDGILVNFDENEIFEAMKRFLTEPELVKKIIEGTQSVDEKFDENKIYQQVTEVFEQQYLAKNSTV from the coding sequence ATGGATAATCAAAAAAAAATAAAAGTTCTTTTTAGGCTTCGCTCATTAGAAATGGGCGGAGTTCCTAGAGTGGTCCTTGATTTATTGAGAAATTTGCCCAAGGATAAATTTGATTTTACCTTGATGCTCAATTTGCATCAAGGCGAATTGGTTACCGAAATCCCGAAAGACATTAAACTCATCGTGGTAGAAAAAGGCCGTGAACAAATGTCGAAAAATCCTTTTATCCAAAAAATGCAACTCGGATTAAGAAGGCTAAAACTAGAAATTTATGACAAATTTCCTTCCGTTTTATATGCTTTAAAAGTCAAAGAAGATTTTGACATAGAAGTTTCGCCAGGTTATGCAGAATTCGAAATGGTACTGAATTCTCCCAACAAAAAATCTAAAAAAATTGGTTGGTTTCACACTGATGTAAGTTTTGATCCAGACCAAAAAAGAGTCATGAAACGCATCAATCTGATGAAAAAATTTGACTGGATGATTTTCGGAGCAGCACAAACCAGACAAGTGATAGAAGATTTGTACGGTGTTTCTTACCCCAAAAGTTCTGTAATTTATAATGTTATCAAATTGTCTGAAGTAAGAAAAAAAGCAGAAGAATTTCAAGCAGATTTTGAGATAAGACCTACTTTTATTTCTATTGGAAGATTACACCACAGAAAAGGTTATGCCGAACTGATGTGTGTTCATAAGAGACTTTTAGACGAAAATTTGATGCATTCCATCGCTGTTATTGGTGGTGGAAATGAGATGGAAAATTTGAGAAATGAAGCAAAAGAATTGGGTGTAGAAAAAACATTTTTACTTTTAGATTCCCAAAAAAATCCTTGGCCTTATGTAAAAACAGCAGATTATTTTGTATTGCCTTCTAAATCTGAAAGTTACCCTCTTACAATTGGTGAAGTAATGGGATTGCACAAACCAATTATTTCTACCAACGTTGGCGGAATTCCAGAAATGATAGATGATGGAAAAGACGGAATTTTAGTTAACTTTGATGAAAATGAAATTTTCGAAGCCATGAAAAGGTTTCTTACAGAACCCGAATTGGTCAAAAAAATTATAGAAGGAACTCAATCTGTCGATGAAAAATTTGATGAAAATAAAATCTATCAACAAGTAACCGAAGTTTTTGAACAGCAATATCTAGCTAAAAACTCAACTGTATAA